DNA sequence from the Shewanella piezotolerans WP3 genome:
CTTGCATTGTGTCCCTAAACTTAGCTGTTGTGGGTAAATGTGGATATTTGTGGATTTTTGATAATTTAACAAGGACGACATAACGTGTTTTCTGGGGCTAGCGCTATTAATTTAGATGCGAAAGGACGAATTGCGATGCCAAAACGGCACCGTGAGCCTTTGCACGCCCATCATAACAGTCAATTAGTGATTACTGTCGATATTCAATCACCCTGTTTACTGCTCTATCCAGTGCAAGAGTGGCAGCAAATAGCGGTTAAGTTATCTCAATTATCAGATACCCAGCCAGCGGAGCGAGCCATTAAGCGCATGTTGCTTGGCTATGCCCATGAATGTGAATTAGATGGCAATGGCCGCATTCTGTTACCCACCCCCCTACGTCAATACGCCAATTTGGAAAAACGGGCGATGTTAGTCGGGCAACTTAATAAGTTTGAGTTGTGGGATGAAGCAGCATGGCAACAGCAGATTGAAGAGAGTCGCATTGCGATTCTTAATGAAGATTTAGCAGCTAATCAACGTTTAGCTGACTTTTCGCTTTAGTTAGCGACAATTAATATATAGAAGATAAACATGACGCAATCATTTGAACACCTATCAGTCTTGTTGACCGAAACAGTCGCAGGCTTAAATATACGCGAAGATGGCATCTACATAGATGGTACTTTCGGCCGTGGTGGTCATTCAAGAAAAGTGCTTGAGCAACTCGGACCTAATGGCCGTTTGATTGCGATTGATAGAGATCCGCAGGCCATTTTGGCCGCAGAACAGTTTAAAGACGATAGTCGTTTTCAGATTGTGCACGGTGGTTTTGGTCAGTTAGCACAGTATGTTGAAGAGCTCGGGCTGAAAGGTAAGATTGACGGTGTATTGCTCGACTTTGGTGTGTCTTCACCGCAGCTTGATGATGCTGAACGTGGTTTTAGTTTCCTACGTGATGGTCCGTTGGATATGCGTATGGATAATTCTCAAGGTCAGACCGCAGCCCAGTGGATTGCTCGTGCCGAAATTGAAGATATGGCATGGGTATTTAAAACCTATGGCGAAGAGAAAAATTCGCGCCATATTGCTCGTTGCATTGCAGCCGATCGCGAGAAGACCCCCTTTTTAC
Encoded proteins:
- the mraZ gene encoding division/cell wall cluster transcriptional repressor MraZ; this encodes MFSGASAINLDAKGRIAMPKRHREPLHAHHNSQLVITVDIQSPCLLLYPVQEWQQIAVKLSQLSDTQPAERAIKRMLLGYAHECELDGNGRILLPTPLRQYANLEKRAMLVGQLNKFELWDEAAWQQQIEESRIAILNEDLAANQRLADFSL
- the rsmH gene encoding 16S rRNA (cytosine(1402)-N(4))-methyltransferase RsmH gives rise to the protein MTQSFEHLSVLLTETVAGLNIREDGIYIDGTFGRGGHSRKVLEQLGPNGRLIAIDRDPQAILAAEQFKDDSRFQIVHGGFGQLAQYVEELGLKGKIDGVLLDFGVSSPQLDDAERGFSFLRDGPLDMRMDNSQGQTAAQWIARAEIEDMAWVFKTYGEEKNSRHIARCIAADREKTPFLRTKELADLIARITKNKERNKHPATRVFQAIRIYINSELEQIDQALEGALTVLAPEGRLSVISFHSLEDRMVKRFIRRHSQGESVPHGLPITEAEINKSRKLKGIGKAIKPSAEEIERNARARSSVLRIGERLPYDLESV